A single region of the Streptomyces virginiae genome encodes:
- a CDS encoding IS5 family transposase, whose amino-acid sequence MTDAQWARIEPLLPERTPKRGGRWRDHRQVIDAIAFKYRTGTPWMDLPEHFGSWKGANNRLRRWAADGTWSKVFTALLAQADAEGDLDWVVAVDSTIVRAHQHAAGAVKRGFGRRADRSCPRTSRGGLTTKVHLAADGRCRPPAFVITPGQAGDAPAFEQVMALLRVPRRVGRPRVTPEAVPADKAYSSRVIRRHLRRRGIRAVIPQPADQAANRKRLGSRGGRPPAFDRQAYEQRNTVERCINKLKQWRGLATRSGRRGDPKETA is encoded by the coding sequence TTGACTGACGCCCAGTGGGCACGCATCGAGCCATTGCTGCCGGAGCGGACGCCGAAACGTGGTGGGCGGTGGCGGGATCACCGGCAGGTGATCGACGCGATCGCGTTCAAGTACCGCACCGGCACGCCGTGGATGGACCTGCCCGAGCACTTCGGGTCGTGGAAGGGTGCCAACAACCGGCTGCGGAGGTGGGCCGCCGACGGCACCTGGTCGAAGGTCTTCACCGCCCTCCTTGCCCAGGCCGACGCCGAAGGTGACCTCGACTGGGTCGTCGCCGTCGACTCCACAATCGTCCGTGCCCACCAGCACGCCGCCGGGGCCGTCAAAAGGGGGTTTGGCCGGCGAGCCGACCGATCATGCCCTCGGACGTCCCGCGGCGGACTGACGACGAAGGTTCACCTCGCTGCGGACGGACGTTGCCGCCCGCCGGCGTTCGTCATCACGCCTGGGCAGGCCGGTGACGCACCCGCATTTGAGCAGGTCATGGCCCTGTTACGGGTGCCCCGGCGGGTCGGCCGCCCCAGAGTTACGCCGGAGGCGGTGCCGGCCGACAAGGCGTACTCGTCCCGGGTGATCCGCCGTCATCTGCGGCGGCGCGGGATCCGGGCGGTGATCCCGCAGCCGGCCGACCAGGCCGCCAACCGCAAGCGTCTCGGCAGTCGCGGCGGCCGCCCGCCCGCCTTCGACCGCCAGGCCTACGAACAGCGGAACACCGTCGAGCGATGCATCAACAAACTCAAGCAATGGCGCGGTCTGGCCACCCGTTCTGGTCGGCGAGGTGATCCGAAGGAAACGGCCTAG
- a CDS encoding restriction endonuclease: MSGRRPARRSGRRPSRPRRRNKQRQEQVVLAALAAVVVLSLVVTALRWLAGHPWIVAALMLVAAVGAGAWVWRRREATRWEQVRASGLRYALEQLDALHHRDFEFAVRDLMRRDGCTDARQVGGRGDNGADVKATDPSGRRWVIQCKHRKDGWSGKPVGSPDLQVLNGTGRQVHHADVVVMLTNGRITANAAQFAKSQRLHLVDRHLLAEWAGGSRPLWELLRALPPAGRREAS; encoded by the coding sequence GTGAGCGGCCGCCGACCGGCCCGGCGCTCCGGCCGCCGACCCAGCAGGCCCCGGCGACGCAACAAGCAGCGCCAGGAGCAGGTTGTCCTTGCCGCGCTCGCCGCCGTAGTGGTGCTCAGCCTGGTGGTCACCGCCCTGCGATGGCTGGCCGGACACCCCTGGATCGTGGCCGCCCTCATGCTGGTGGCCGCCGTGGGAGCCGGAGCCTGGGTGTGGCGGCGCAGGGAGGCCACCCGGTGGGAGCAGGTTCGGGCGAGCGGTCTGCGCTACGCCCTCGAACAGCTCGACGCACTCCATCACCGGGATTTCGAGTTTGCGGTGCGGGACCTGATGCGCCGCGACGGCTGCACGGATGCGCGGCAGGTCGGTGGCCGCGGTGACAACGGAGCCGACGTCAAAGCCACCGACCCCTCTGGCCGGCGCTGGGTCATCCAGTGCAAGCACAGGAAGGACGGCTGGTCGGGCAAGCCCGTCGGGAGCCCCGACCTTCAGGTCCTCAACGGCACCGGCCGCCAGGTCCACCACGCTGACGTCGTGGTCATGTTGACCAACGGCCGTATCACCGCCAACGCCGCGCAGTTCGCGAAGTCCCAGCGGCTCCACCTCGTCGACCGTCACCTCCTCGCCGAATGGGCCGGCGGATCTCGCCCCCTGTGGGAACTCCTGCGCGCCCTCCCTCCTGCCGGCCGCCGAGAGGCTTCCTAG